The sequence below is a genomic window from Nostoc flagelliforme CCNUN1.
CCGCCTTGTTAATGCATCGGCCGCCTTGTTAATGCATCGGCCGCCTTGTTAATGCGTCGCTTGCATAAACTAACCTACTCTTTCTCTAACTTTGTTTTAAGCTGTCGCGTTTACAATTTGGATTTTTTTAAATTTGAGCAAAAGCTTCAAATCCTTTCCACCATGCCCATATCCATCCAAGAGTAAATTTAAGAGCTTTAGAGTTTATTTAAAAACTTTACCTTACTGTTATTTCTCGCGTTTTATTGGGCACATTAAATATATAATTTACCACGTATGGATGTATGCCTAACCAAGATACAACACGTCGTTTGCGTCTTCAAGTCATTAGTCAAGATGTTACCTCATTCCACGGTTTGCAAACTGTCAGCACCTACGATACAACCCGTTCTAACGCCTCTGCTGCAAACATACAGCAAGCTTATCAGGCTATGTTGGCAGGGCAACAGGCTGAAACAGAGAAACTAGCTTTATACCGTGCTGCTGTCGATGCTGCTCGATTGGCAGAATGGGAATTTCACAATGCTATATTAGCCATGAAAGAAGTTGTGCGCGGACAATATGGCTCAGATAGCGATCAAGCTCAAGCGATTGGATTGAAGAAAAAATCAAATCGCAAGCGTCCCAGTCGCAAAAAGTCGGTTGCAGTTGCAAGTTAATCAACTTAAACATGTCAAATCAAGTACATCATAGCCCCCTCTCGAAAAGCGGGGAGGGGGTTGGGGGTAGGGTTCTTATCTTCTTAACTAAACTTTTGCTTCCAAAGACTTGAGTAATTCGGTATTCACACCCGATTCGCGAGTCAGGGCAATTTTGCCAGTGCGGGCGATTTCTTTCAAACCAAATTTTTGCAACACCTGCACGATCGCTACCATTTTACCTGGATCTCCCACAACTTCTAAAGTGAGAGAATCTTCTGCCACGTCCACGACTCGCGCCCGGAAAATCTGAGACAGTTCGATCACTTCTGAGCGATTGCTGGTACTAGCATTCACCTTCAAAAGCATCAATTCCCGCTCTACGCAAGGAGTTTCGGTAATATCCTGTACCTTAAGGACATTGACTAACTTGTACAGTTGCTTGGTGAGTTGCTCGATAACGCGATCGTCACCAGGGATAACCATCGTAATTCGAGAGACTCCTCCTTGTTCAGCAGGGCCAACAGCAAGGCTTTCAATATTAAAGCCGCGACGGGCGAATAAACCAGAAATGCGGGAAAGAACACCCGCCTCATCTTCTACGAGAACTGAAAGGGTATGTTTCATCTTCGCCAACAGAGGCTAGCACAGGATTTGAGGGACGCAGAACTCTAGTACCGCTTTGCAGAATTCACTCATTCAATCAAAATTCCTTGAGTTACAAACTCTTGACATTTTGTAAAATGTATGTTGATTTCTGTCGTGGTGTACTACTGCACTAATTGTCAGTGCGACCTTTTATTGTAAACTCAATAGCTGCACTCATTGCATTCTCTAGAGATAAATAATTGGGTAGAAATCATCCTGCAAGGAGGAATTTCATTGAATGTATCTCTTTTCATTGGTAGATGCGGCATTTTTGTGAGGCTTTTATACTCAGACTTAATGAGGCTCTAATAGGAGAAAAGTTTTTATGGGTTGGTTAAAAAGACTATTTGGGATGGAAAAACCTCAAAATGCACAAGTAAATCCTACTGCACAGTCAATAGCGCAAGCTCCTAATACTAACGTTGCGTCTACTGCTACTCAATCAATACCCCCAGAACGTGTGGGATTGAGCGGCGAATACGATCAAAGTGGGTTGGCAAAGCGGGTAGCGTTGGCATTTGATCAAGACCCCCAACTTGATGATGTTAATACCCTTTGGGTTGCTCAGACTGGTAGCACTGTGGTGTTGAAAGGTAAAGTTCCTAGTCAAGAAATTCTCAACAAGATGGTTTCTGTAGCTCGTTCTGTGCATGGCGCTACAGATGTTGACACTAACCAAGCCACGATTGGCTAGGTGTTAAGCAATTCAAAATTCAATAGTCGCAAAGGTATTGGTTGGCGCGATCGCACCCATTGCATAATATTTAGGGAGTAAGCAACTGTTAGCGATGCCTGCGGCGGGCTACGCCTACGCGAACCTACCTCTCAATCCAATCTAAAATAGCTTGGTTGACTTGTTCAGGACATTCATCATGGGGACAATGGCCCACATCTTCTAAATTCAGCACTTCCAACTTCTCGTTGTACTGGGCGAATTGGCTAGCCAGGGCTGGGGGAACAAACCGATCCTTTTGTCCCCAAATTAACAACATGGGAATTGTTAAGGTTGGTAATACTTTCTTGACACTGGGACTAAAGTTAATTCCGAGCGTAGCTTTGAACAAAGCACTAAAAGCTCTGGCGGAACCTCTATCTTGGGGAGGCCCTGCTAAAATTTCTATGAGTTCATCGGTAATTGCCTCTGGGTTAGCGTAGGCGAGACTTGCCCAGCGACGCAGCACCCCAGGA
It includes:
- the ilvN gene encoding acetolactate synthase small subunit, encoding MKHTLSVLVEDEAGVLSRISGLFARRGFNIESLAVGPAEQGGVSRITMVIPGDDRVIEQLTKQLYKLVNVLKVQDITETPCVERELMLLKVNASTSNRSEVIELSQIFRARVVDVAEDSLTLEVVGDPGKMVAIVQVLQKFGLKEIARTGKIALTRESGVNTELLKSLEAKV
- a CDS encoding BON domain-containing protein, giving the protein MGWLKRLFGMEKPQNAQVNPTAQSIAQAPNTNVASTATQSIPPERVGLSGEYDQSGLAKRVALAFDQDPQLDDVNTLWVAQTGSTVVLKGKVPSQEILNKMVSVARSVHGATDVDTNQATIG